In the genome of Palaemon carinicauda isolate YSFRI2023 chromosome 13, ASM3689809v2, whole genome shotgun sequence, one region contains:
- the LOC137652365 gene encoding gamma-butyrobetaine dioxygenase-like has protein sequence MSHRSTARAILSGVAAFRNVTVQQMRLICNKKCINCKVTRPLSLAANAQQQYQVKERKERKELPVPSVPISSAQVSRDSVTVKFGDGRESPMPYVWLRDNCRCPDCYSSEALGRKCLLSDLDVEIQAMDIQSNDESLNIEWSDGHRSEYPAEWLHARAFTPEARALRRNVYALPKEPWGSNHKLREFDYESMRKDDKVLLEWLLTMETQGSAMLKNVPDKDVAGPEMIEHIAFVKQCHYGPHSPVINRPNTNNVAFTNAKLGMHNDLPQYEHMAGIIFIHCVKQHVGTGGESVIADGIFGAELLRKEHPEAFEILTSTDSYFWDKGHANYSWEMEEFYKISKFPVITLNSSKEVIRVAVNNAIRDSYLDLPSSKVKKFYESLKVFNDILYSNSSTFKMDSGDLMTLDNVRCLHGREGYEAFSDRHIESSYLDWDEARCRRRRIQEKLGLLRTV, from the exons ATGTCACACCGGTCCACAGCCCGAGCAATCCTCAGCGGGGTAGCAGCTTTCAGAAATGTTACCGTCCAACAG ATGAGACTGATTTGCAACAAGAAATGCATCAACTGTAAGGTCACCCGACCTCTGAGTCTTGCAGCCAACGCCCAACAGCAATATCAGGTGAAGGAAAGGAAGGAGCGGAAGGAACTGCCAG TTCCCTCCGTCCCAATCTCTTCGGCTCAAGTGAGCAGAGATTCTGTGACTGTCAAATTCGGCGACGGCCGGGAGAGCCCGATGCCCTACGTCTGGCTCAGGGACAACTGCCGCTGCCCCGACTGCTACAGCAGCGAGGCCCTGGGCAGGAAATGCCTCCTCTCGGACCTCGACGTCGAAATCCAGGCGATGGACATCCAG AGTAATGACGAGTCCCTGAATATCGAATGGAGTGACGGACACCGATCCGAGTACCCTGCCGAGTGGCTCCACGCCAGGGCATTCACCCCCGAGGCCAGAGCCCTCAGGAGGAACGTCTATGCCCTGCCCAAG GAACCTTGGGGCTCCAACCACAAGCTGCGGGAGTTTGATTATGAGTCGATGAGGAAGGACGACAAGGTGCTCCTCGAATGGCTTCTTACGATGGAGACTCAAGGATCAGCGATGCTCAAAAACGTCCCTGATAAGGACGTCGCAGGACCTGAGATGATCGAACACATCGCCTTTGTCAAGCAATGCCATTATGG ACCGCATTCACCCGTTATTAACAGACCAAACACAAACAACGTCGCTTTTACCAACGCCAAATTGGGGATGCACAATGACCTTCCTCAGTACGAGCACATGGCAGGG ATCATCTTCATCCACTGCGTGAAGCAACACGTTGGCACCGGAGGCGAGAGCGTCATTGCAGACGGAATCTTCGGCGCTGAGCTCCTCCGGAAGGAACACCCGGAGGCCTTCGAGATCTTGACCTCCACCGACTCCTACTTCTGGGACAAAGGTCACGCCAACTACTCCTGGGAGATGGAGGAGTTCTATAAAATCTCCAAATTCCCAGTCATCAC ACTCAACAGCAGCAAAGAGGTCATTCGCGTTGCTGTCAACAACGCCATTCGAGACTCCTACCTCGACCTCCCTTCATCCAAGGTCAAGAAATTCTACGAATCCTTGAAAGTCTTCAACGACATCCTGTACTCCAACTCCTCAACCTTCAAGATGGACTCCG GCGATTTAATGACACTGGACAACGTGCGATGCCTCCACGGCCGCGAGGGATACGAAGCCTTCAGCGATCGACACATCGAATCGTCCTATCTGGACTGGGACGAGGCTAGGTGCCGCAGAAGGAGAATACAAGAAAAACTAGGACTACTTCGGACTGTCTAA
- the LOC137651772 gene encoding uncharacterized protein: MEVEHLIITFVRHHYYYYYYAATNTATTAASNTATNSTTDTTNNPTNTATTATTTTNDNNSNISTTAATNTATTTSTNNITTATTNTASTTAATNTATIATTNTATATAATNTATTTAVNNTATTTAVNNAATTNVVTNTATIIVATNTATATIRFIDLSIHRSRDLYI, translated from the exons ATGGAGGTGGAA CATCTAATTATTACTTTTGTGAggcaccactactactactactattacgctGCTACTAATACTGCCACAACTGCTGCTAGTAATACTGCTACTAATTCTACTACTGATACTACGAATAATcctactaatactgctactactgccactactactactaatgataataatagtaatatttctactactgctgctactaataCAGCTACTACTACCTCTACTAATAATATTACTACTGCCACGACTAATACTGcttctactactgctgctactaatactgctactattgctactactaatactgctaCCGCTACGGCtgctactaatactgctactaccactgctgttaataatactgctactaccaCTGCTGTTAATAATGCTGCTACTACCAATGTTGTTACTAATACTGCTACCATTATTGTTGCTACtaatactgctactgctactattaGATTCATAGATCTATCGATACATAGATCTAGAGATCTATATATCTAA